The window AGCCAAAGTGCCCGATTTATCCATAACTACCGATATTATTGTGGGTTTCCCCGGTGAAGCTGAAAGCGATTTCGAGCAAACCGTTCAAGCGGTTTTACAAGCCCGGTACGACAACATATATTTATTCAAATATTCGCCAAGACCCGGAACGGAAGCGGAGAAACTAATGGACAGGGTGGATCCGGTAGTGGCGCAAACCCGGTTCGACCGGATTTTGGTCATGCAAAAGCGCATAACCAAAGAACGGTTCAAGGAAATGACAGGCAGGGATTCGGAGCTGTTGGTGGAAGGGCCAAGTAAACGGGATCCGGCGCGGTATTGCGGAAGGAACCCGCAAAACATGATGGTGAATTTCGGCTCGGACAAGGATTTAACCGGCCGATTTGTTCATGTTAAGATAACTGGAAGCGGACAGCATAGCCTGGAAGGCAAGTTGGCCGGCTGATTTAACTCCAATAAAGGCCGCGCATGAGCGAACGCAAAGACATAGTCGAGATGAAGGTGGAAGGGCTGGTATTCGACCCTGTCACCAACACCCCCATAATTATTCTCAAGGATTCGGGCGGGGCAAAATCCCTGCCTATATGGGTTGGCTATCCTGAAGCCACGGCCATAGCGCTGGAGATGGAGTCTGTGGCCACGCCACGGCCCATGACGCACGACCTTATCAAAAACCTTTTGGGTTCGCTGAAAGCCAAGGTGAACCACATCACCGTGTGCGACCTGAAGAACAACACGTTCTACGCCATCATAAACATCACTATTAATGGCAATACTCTGGAGGTGGATTCGCGCCCGTCGGACGCCATAGCGGTAGCCTTGCGGGTGAAAGCGCCCATATACGTTTCCAACAGCGTTCTGGAAAACGCAAAGACCATGGAAAACGCCGCTACGGCGCCGGAACCGGAAGATGAGGAAGCGTTCAAAAAATGGCTACACAACGCCAAACCATCGGACTTCGGAAGTATAGACCAATAATTCCCCGCGAGAGGGTTTAAACCTTCTCCGCGTCCAGGCTTACCACGGCTTCGTTACCCGCCACTTCCGCGCTGTGCAGTTCCATGGCGGGCACAAAAATGGCCTCGCCGGTGGTGAGGATAACGGAGTTCCCGCCCATGGTGAATTTAAAATGGCCCGAAACCACTGCGGCCATTTTGTCGTAATGATGAATGTGGGGCGGGAAAACAAGGCCGGGAGGGTAAACATATTCCACCGGCGCGAATCCCAGGCTGACGAGTTTTGTTTTTAACGAGTCTTTGGAAAAAGGGCCGTCTTCCCTCTCATCCCAGCGGAGGATATTCATCAGCAGGGCAGGGGGGGGGAAGGTTTAGTCCCCCAGCAGTTTGGTCCAGATAAACCAGCCCGCCACCAGGAAAAACGCCACCATAGCCATCAGGAAAGGCCCCGTGGCGGTGATGTTATCGTTTTTCAGGATGATTACCGTGATAAAAAGATAAGCCACAGCTGGAACATAAAGCAGAAGCTGTTGCCCGATATAGGCGGTCTTGTTATAGCTTATCAGACCGATGATTATTATTACCGGAACCAGCACATAAGGATTCACTATCAGGTCATTCACGGTTATGGTGGTAAAAAACACCATAAGAGCTTCAAAATCGAAGGAATCAACGAAAGATCTTAACTGGTCGTACATTATTGAGCCCCGATAGCCGGTTTATTTAAAATTACGATAAATGGTTTCAATGAGTTTTGTCAATAGCGCCCTTCGGGATTAAAGCACAAAACAAACAGCCTATACTTGACAAGTGTTATGCTAGAATGGCTCCAGCGAGCCAGGGAACACCGCTTTATTTTGTAACATTTATTCGCTCCGGAGGCTTTTGTGGCCCAGATCCTAGTAGTTGACGATTCCGCGTTTCAAAGATCCATTTTGAAAAAAGTCATCGAATCCGCCGGGCATTCGGTTATAGAGGCGCCCAACGGCAGGGAAGGTATAGAAAAGGCCACGGCCTTAAAACCAGGCTTGATAACCATGGATCTTTTAATGCCTGATATGTCCGGGCAGGAAACATTGATGGAGATGAATAAGCTGGGGTTGAAAATCCCCACGGTCATCATTTCCGCCGACATACAGGAATCCACCAAAAAAGATTGCATGAACCTTGGCGCGGTAGGGTTTATTAATAAGCCGTTGCAGGGGCCATCCATAGAAGCGCTAATAAACCTTATCCGTTGTTACCTTTGAGAAAGGCTTGATGAACGCTCCTCTTTCCCCCCAACATCTGGACGCCCTGACCGAGATAGTGAACATCGGCGTTGGCAGGGCGGCCAACGTGCTCAACGAGATGGTGGGAAGCCCTATCCAGCTAAAAGTGCCTTCGGTAAAAGTGGTGGATCCCGCCGGGATCCTGGATGAGTTGAGGAGCCACATAGGATTACGGGCCGCATGCGTAAACATGCCGTTCCAGGGGTCGCTCACCGGGCTGGCCTCCATGGTGTTCCCGCCGGAGAGCGCCGTCAAGCTTGTGTCCTTGCTCACAGGGGAGGAGATAACCGGGGTTGAGATGGATTCGTTGATGGTGGAGACGCTCAACGAGATAAGCAACATCGTGATCAACTCCGTGATCGGCCAGATAAGCAACATGATGCGCCAGAAAATATATTACTCTATCCCCACTTTCCACGGGGGGAAGGTGGAAGATATATTGACCCACAGCCTTTACAAGAACGGCAGGATAATCATCGCCAACGCCGAGTTCCAGGTGAAGGCCCACAACATACAAGGCAACATCATGCTGGTGTTCGAGATAGCGTCGTTTGAAAGCCTGATAAGCGCCATAGCCAGCGAGATCCAGTAGCCATCCGCCATGGCCGAGCCAGCCCAGGACATAAGCAAGTCTTTCGAGCTTTTCGATTATATGCCTCTGGGGGTTTTCGCCCTGAACAGCGAGATGGAGGTGGTTTTCTGGAACCTGATGCTGGAGATGTGGACGGGCATTCCCCGCCACGAAATAACCGGCCGGAGCATCCTTTTTTTCTACCCCCATTTAAAACAGCCCAAGTACCTCCAGAGGATTAAAGATGTTTTCTCGGGTTCACCATCCGCCGTGTTCTCATCTTTGCTCCATAAATACATAATCCCGGTAAAGCTGGATGACAGCTCTTTCAGGACTCAACAGGCCAATGTATCCTCCATCACCGGCCGGGACGGAAAAACATACGCGCTGTTCTCGGTTCAGGATGTTACCGAGCTGTCCAACCGGATAGCCGATTACAAAAAAATGCGGGACCAGGCGTTGCATGAAGTGGAAGAGCGCAAAAAGGCGGAGGAGAAACTGAAACTTGCCGCCACCGTGTTCGAGAACACCGCCGAGGCAATAATGATATTGGGCCGGAGCGGGGAGATAGACTCGGTGAACCACGCTTTCTCCGTTATAACCGGATATGAGCCTATGGATGCGTTGGGGCGGGAGTTCCGGGAACTGCTTATATCAGACCGGCACGATTCCACTTTTATGGCAGAGTTCTGGTCGATCCTCATCGAGACGGGCCGGTGGAAAGGGGAGATTTGGGCGCGGCACAAAAACGGCCGGGTGTTTCCCATCGAGGTGTCTTTGAACGTGATCATCGGCGAGTCGGGCCAAATATCACATTTTGCCGCCATATTCGACGACATTACCCAGAGAAAACGGACTGAAGAACTGCTCACCAGCATGTCTTACAACGATGACCTTACAGGAGTGGCCAACCGGCGCCATTTCAACGAGCGGTTGAATGAAGAATGGAGCCGCGCAGGCCGGAAGCATTATGATGTGTCGCTGATACTGCTGGATATCGACTATTTCAAGTTGTACAACGACACTTATGGCCACCAGGCCGGCGACGAATGTTTGAAGATGGTGGCGCACACCCTTTCAGGGCTGGTAAAAAGAGCCGGTGAACTTTTGGCCAGGTATGGCGGCGAGGAGTTCGCCATTATCGCCCCGGACAGCGATCAGGATAGTACGCTGGCCTTGTCTGAAAAACTTCGCTACGCAATAGAATCTTTGGATATTGCTCACAAACGGTCGCCTTATGGCAAAGTTACCATAAGTCTTGGTTTTGCGACCCTGGCCGCAAATACAGGTTTCACCGAAAGCGATTTGATCCGGTTAGCCGACGAGGCCCTATATCGGGCCAAGGGCGGCGGCCGCAACAGGGTTGAGCAATAATTTCTGCGCATGAGCGCTGGCGAAGGATTGGGAATCCGAGGTCAGCGACCTCGTTTGAAAGTACAGGGGAGATTCTTCACTTACGCTCAGAATGACAATATAAGAGCCGTTGATAACATTGTCATCCTGAGCGAAGCGCAAGCGAAGTGAAGGATCTGTCTGTAGTGTCTCAGTTTGAAAGTACAGGGGAGATTCTTCACTTACGCTCAGAATGACAATATAAAAGCCGTTGATAACATTGTCATCCTGAGCGAAGCGCAAGCGAAGTGAAGGATCTGTCCATTATTTGAGATGCAAACTGAAGTTCGACTTCTGAAAAAGGCACACCACCACGGGCCCAATGTTTTCTGGGCACATCGGTGATTATGCAGGTGAAATGCTCGGCGGGAATTTTTAAAACCTCGGCCGCCGCCGTGGTTACTTTCATCAACAGCTCTTTTTTAATTTCGTCGGGCCGGCCTTCGAACATCTCGATACGGATAATCGGCATTATCGAAACTTGCCTCCTTTAAATATCCAGCTCACCACCGGCGTTTACAAATGCGGCGGAATTCTCTTTTATAAAATCATATCTGGCCGAAGCGTCTTTCCCCATCAGCCTGGTAACCGTATCCTCGACGGTCTCGGCGTCTTGAATAGAAACTTTCAATAACTTGCGGCGGTTTGGATCCATTGTGGTTTCTTTTAGTATTTGCATAGGCATCTCGCCAAGACCCTTATACCGGTGAAGCTCCGGCTTTACGTTTTTAGGCGCCATGATCAGGATGGTGGCCTTTTCTTCATCGTCCTGGGCGTACTTAACAGTCTTTCCCAGTTCTATCCGGTACAGAGGTGGTTGAGCGAGATAAACATTACCTTTATCAATAAGTTGCGGCATGTAGCGGTAAAAGAACGTGAGCAGTAGCGCGCTTATGTGAGCCCCGTCCACATCGGCATCGGTCATTATGATTATCTTCTCATAACGCAGTTTGGAGTAATCGAACGAGTCGCCTATGCCCGCGCCTATGGTTGTAGTTAACGCTTTGATTTCATTGTTATTGGCTAATTTTTCCGGGGTGGCGTTCTCCACGTTCAGGATTTTACCCCGCAAGGGTAGCACGGCCTGGATGCGCCGATCCCGCGCCTGTTTGGATGAGCCACCGGCGGAATCCCCTTCCACCAGGAAAAGCTCGCACATGGCCGGGTCTGTGGACGAGCAGTCCGCCAATTTTCCGGGCAAAGTAAGCCTATGACTTATTGGGGTTTTCCGCATAACCGCCTCTTTGGCGGAGCGGGACGCCATCCGCGCCTGGGCGGCCAATATCACCCGGCTTATGATGGATTCCGCCGACGAGGGGTTTTCCAGCAAGTAACGCTCAAACGCTGTCCGCACCATGGCTTCCACAGCGGCTTGTGCCTCGGGATTGTTCAGCTTCTCCTTGGTTTGCCCTTGGAACTGCGGGTTTGAGAGGAATATGGAGATTACAGCTGTTAACCCTTCCCGCACATCATCGGTGGTAATTGCTGGCGCCTTACCTTTGGGGGCAGTCCTTTCGATATGGCTCCGGAGTATCTTCGTAAGGGCATTCCGCAACCCCGCCTCATGGGTTCCACCATCGGATGTGAACACGGAATTGGCGTAGGAATAAACTACGTTCTCCGTGTTCTCAGTCCATTGCAAGGCCACCTCTATCTGCATCCCGTTCTTCTGGTTGTGATAGAAGTAGTTACTGCCAATGGGTTTCCTGCCTTCAAGCAGTTTCTTTAAAAAGTCCCGTATCCCATTCTCATAATGGAACTTTTCGCTGGTGTTGTCCCGTTCATCCACCACTGTAATAGTGAGGCCGGAATTCAGGAAAGCCTTCGTTTCGGCTCTATCTGCTATCAGCTTCTTGCTAAACGTAGTTTTACTAAATATTTGCGGGTCTGGTTTAAAAGTAATTTTTGAACCTTTTTTCCGCGTGTCCCCTACTCTTTTCAGCTTTCCAAGGGGCTTTCCGCGAGAGAATTGCTGGTTCCATTCATACCCATCTTTACAAACAGTTACATCCAGATGCTCAGAAAGCGCATTAACTACCGAAATGCCCACGCCGTGCAAACCGCCGGAAGCGGAGTAGCTCTTGTTTGAAAACTTCGCGCCAGAGTGGAGGGTGGTCATGATTATTTCCAGCGCCGGGCGGTTGAACTTGGGGTGGTTGTCCACCGGGATACCCCGCCCATCGTCCTCCACGGATATGGAGCCATCGGCCTTGACGGTTACGACGATGTGTTGGCAATAACCGTTGATGGCCTCGTCCACGGCGTTGTCCATGGCTTCCCATACCAGGTGGTGCAGACCCGTAAGGTCCGTACCGCCTATATACATACCTGGGCGAACCCGGACAG of the Nitrospinota bacterium genome contains:
- a CDS encoding bifunctional nuclease family protein, which produces MVEMKVEGLVFDPVTNTPIIILKDSGGAKSLPIWVGYPEATAIALEMESVATPRPMTHDLIKNLLGSLKAKVNHITVCDLKNNTFYAIINITINGNTLEVDSRPSDAIAVALRVKAPIYVSNSVLENAKTMENAATAPEPEDEEAFKKWLHNAKPSDFGSIDQ
- a CDS encoding cupin domain-containing protein; amino-acid sequence: MNILRWDEREDGPFSKDSLKTKLVSLGFAPVEYVYPPGLVFPPHIHHYDKMAAVVSGHFKFTMGGNSVILTTGEAIFVPAMELHSAEVAGNEAVVSLDAEKV
- a CDS encoding response regulator, whose amino-acid sequence is MAQILVVDDSAFQRSILKKVIESAGHSVIEAPNGREGIEKATALKPGLITMDLLMPDMSGQETLMEMNKLGLKIPTVIISADIQESTKKDCMNLGAVGFINKPLQGPSIEALINLIRCYL
- a CDS encoding chemotaxis protein CheX, with amino-acid sequence MNAPLSPQHLDALTEIVNIGVGRAANVLNEMVGSPIQLKVPSVKVVDPAGILDELRSHIGLRAACVNMPFQGSLTGLASMVFPPESAVKLVSLLTGEEITGVEMDSLMVETLNEISNIVINSVIGQISNMMRQKIYYSIPTFHGGKVEDILTHSLYKNGRIIIANAEFQVKAHNIQGNIMLVFEIASFESLISAIASEIQ
- a CDS encoding diguanylate cyclase, which translates into the protein MAEPAQDISKSFELFDYMPLGVFALNSEMEVVFWNLMLEMWTGIPRHEITGRSILFFYPHLKQPKYLQRIKDVFSGSPSAVFSSLLHKYIIPVKLDDSSFRTQQANVSSITGRDGKTYALFSVQDVTELSNRIADYKKMRDQALHEVEERKKAEEKLKLAATVFENTAEAIMILGRSGEIDSVNHAFSVITGYEPMDALGREFRELLISDRHDSTFMAEFWSILIETGRWKGEIWARHKNGRVFPIEVSLNVIIGESGQISHFAAIFDDITQRKRTEELLTSMSYNDDLTGVANRRHFNERLNEEWSRAGRKHYDVSLILLDIDYFKLYNDTYGHQAGDECLKMVAHTLSGLVKRAGELLARYGGEEFAIIAPDSDQDSTLALSEKLRYAIESLDIAHKRSPYGKVTISLGFATLAANTGFTESDLIRLADEALYRAKGGGRNRVEQ
- a CDS encoding tautomerase family protein, whose amino-acid sequence is MPIIRIEMFEGRPDEIKKELLMKVTTAAAEVLKIPAEHFTCIITDVPRKHWARGGVPFSEVELQFASQIMDRSFTSLALRSG
- a CDS encoding DNA gyrase subunit B, giving the protein MTANDYSAKHIEVLEGLEPVRVRPGMYIGGTDLTGLHHLVWEAMDNAVDEAINGYCQHIVVTVKADGSISVEDDGRGIPVDNHPKFNRPALEIIMTTLHSGAKFSNKSYSASGGLHGVGISVVNALSEHLDVTVCKDGYEWNQQFSRGKPLGKLKRVGDTRKKGSKITFKPDPQIFSKTTFSKKLIADRAETKAFLNSGLTITVVDERDNTSEKFHYENGIRDFLKKLLEGRKPIGSNYFYHNQKNGMQIEVALQWTENTENVVYSYANSVFTSDGGTHEAGLRNALTKILRSHIERTAPKGKAPAITTDDVREGLTAVISIFLSNPQFQGQTKEKLNNPEAQAAVEAMVRTAFERYLLENPSSAESIISRVILAAQARMASRSAKEAVMRKTPISHRLTLPGKLADCSSTDPAMCELFLVEGDSAGGSSKQARDRRIQAVLPLRGKILNVENATPEKLANNNEIKALTTTIGAGIGDSFDYSKLRYEKIIIMTDADVDGAHISALLLTFFYRYMPQLIDKGNVYLAQPPLYRIELGKTVKYAQDDEEKATILIMAPKNVKPELHRYKGLGEMPMQILKETTMDPNRRKLLKVSIQDAETVEDTVTRLMGKDASARYDFIKENSAAFVNAGGELDI